GACCTGCATCCTGACGCCCGCCGAGCGGACGGCCCGGACGACCTCATGCGTGCGCCCCATGTCGAGCGAGAGGGGCTTCTCGCAGAAGACGTGTTTGCCCGCCCGGGCGGCCGCCTCGACCATCCCGGCGTGCAGCGGCGTCGGGCTGGCGATGACGACGGCCTCTATCCCGGGATCCTCGAGAAGATCCTCGTAGCGGGTGGACCACCCGGACACGCCGAGCCCGCGGGCGATCTTCCGCGCGATCTCCTCATCGGCGTCCACGACGCGCACCAGCTCCACCCGCGGGATGCGCCCGGCGAGGTTCCCGGCGTGGAAGCGCCCGATCCTCCCGAGCCCCACCAACCCTACGCGCACCGGTTCCATCTCTCTGTGACTCCTCCTTCCCCCACCGGTCTTCGTCTCTCAGCTCATCCCGTGGCACCCTGTCCGACGTGACGTGCGCCGCGCTCCTGCCAGAGCGAGATCATCCGCCCGTAGGATGCGGCGACAGAGGATACGAGCTCCTCGTCTCCCACCTCGCCCGCGAGCCAGCGCCGCGCGGCCCCGCCGTAGATGGACCGGCCGATCGCAAACCCCCGGCAAAAAGGCTCGCGGGAGGCCGCCTCGAAGCTCTCGGCGAGGCGCTCTTCTTCGAGCGCCTGCCCGAGGACGAGCACCCCGGCGCAGTGGGGGTCGTGCTCCCGGATCACGTCCCCTATCCTCTTCCAGGCGCCGGACTCCGTGCTCGGCGGGAGCTTCCACCAGTCGGGGTACACGCCGAGGGCGTAGAAGCGCTCGAGGAGCGCGGCGAGGTCCTCCTCGCTGTAGTCCGTCCCCCGCTGGGCCTGCACCTCGACGAGGAGCAGCCGGTCGTTCGCCCGGCACGCCTCGTAGAGCTGCCTCACCCTCCGCTCCTGCGGCTCCCTGATCCCCGCCTCGTCCTGCGGATGCGCGTACAGGTTGCACTTGACGACGTGCTCCTGCGGCCAGGTCCGCAAGACGGCGGCGAAGTTCGCCCCCCCTACGAGCTCCACCGGTCGGCTCTTCGCCACCTCGGCGGCGCGTGCGATCCAGAACCCTCCCCCGGTGAGATCGTCCAGCGCTCCCCCGCCGTACACGTCGTCCACGAGCAGCCCCGCGGCGGGATCCTCCCGCGCGACCCGCCGGAACGCCCGCCCGAGGAGGACTTTCAGCTCCCGCAGCCGCCCGCGGTCCACCCCCAGCTCGTCGGCCATCTCCTCGAGCTGCCAGCGGTGGTCTATGGCGAGCACGTGCAGCTCCTCCGGCGCGCGGCGCGTGGTGGCGTGGTGCAGGTGCTCGAGCCACGCGTCGTCCCTGAGGCGGCGTGGCCTCTCGTCCAGCGACAAAAAATACTCCAGCTCCTCGCGGGTGGGCATGGCCGGGGAGCACCCGTGTCGGGAGACGACGATCGCGCCGCAGGCGTTGCCGAGCCTGAGGCATTCCTCCAGGGGCTCGTCCCTCAACCACCCGGAGAGGAACCCGCTCATGAACGCGTCCCCCGCGCCCACGGAGTTGAAGACCTCGACCGGAAAGCCCGGCACCCTGACGCCCTCCTCGACGCCACCCGG
The genomic region above belongs to Rubrobacter calidifluminis and contains:
- a CDS encoding bifunctional 5-dehydro-2-deoxygluconokinase/5-dehydro-2-deoxyphosphogluconate aldolase encodes the protein MSAERTTLDLVCIGRTCVDLYAEQEGAKLEDVQSFRKYVGGSATNIAVGTARLGVKSAMLTRVGGEPLGRYVRKTLEENGVDVSRVRLDPDHLTPYVLLAVRESEGFPRVFAYGEAADMALSEEDVEPEFVASAKALLVTGTPLSRESSRAACRKAIEAARQSGTSVVFDLDYRPVFWGVASHGRGGEMFVESTEATRVYRSVLPECDLVVGTEEEIRIAGGSTDTLAALRSIREISGATIVLKIGALGAVVFPDEIPGGVEEGVRVPGFPVEVFNSVGAGDAFMSGFLSGWLRDEPLEECLRLGNACGAIVVSRHGCSPAMPTREELEYFLSLDERPRRLRDDAWLEHLHHATTRRAPEELHVLAIDHRWQLEEMADELGVDRGRLRELKVLLGRAFRRVAREDPAAGLLVDDVYGGGALDDLTGGGFWIARAAEVAKSRPVELVGGANFAAVLRTWPQEHVVKCNLYAHPQDEAGIREPQERRVRQLYEACRANDRLLLVEVQAQRGTDYSEEDLAALLERFYALGVYPDWWKLPPSTESGAWKRIGDVIREHDPHCAGVLVLGQALEEERLAESFEAASREPFCRGFAIGRSIYGGAARRWLAGEVGDEELVSSVAASYGRMISLWQERGARHVGQGATG